The Neovison vison isolate M4711 chromosome 5, ASM_NN_V1, whole genome shotgun sequence genome includes a region encoding these proteins:
- the KCNJ2 gene encoding inward rectifier potassium channel 2: MGSVRTNRYSIVSSEEDGMKLATMAVANGFGNGKSKVHTRQQCRSRFVKKDGHCNVQFINVGEKGQRYLADIFTTCVDIRWRWMLVIFCLAFVLSWLFFGCVFWLIALLHGDLDASKESKACVSEVNSFTAAFLFSIETQTTIGYGFRCVTDECPIAVFMVVFQSIVGCIIDAFIIGAVMAKMAKPKKRNETLVFSHNAVIAMRDGKLCLMWRVGNLRKSHLVEAHVRAQLLKSRITSEGEYIPLDQIDINVGFDSGIDRIFLVSPITIVHEIDEDSPLYDLSKQDIDNADFEIVVILEGMVEATAMTTQCRSSYLANEILWGHRYEPVLFEEKHYYKVDYSRFHKTYEVPNTPLCSARDLAEKKYILSNANSFCYENEVALTSKEEDDSDNGVPESTSTDTPPDLDLHNQASVPLEPRPLRRESEI, translated from the coding sequence ATGGGCAGTGTGCGAACCAACCGCTATAGCATTGTCTCTTCAGAAGAAGACGGAATGAAGTTGGCCACCATGGCGGTTGCAAATGGCTTTGGGAATGGGAAGAGCAAAGTCCACACCCGACAACAGTGCAGGAGCCGCTTTGTGAAGAAAGATGGCCACTGTAATGTTCAGTTCATCAATGTGGGGGAGAAGGGACAACGGTACCTTGCAGACATCTTTACCACATGCGTGGACATTCGCTGGCGGTGGATGCTGGTTATCTTCTGCCTGGCTTTCGTTCTCTCGTGGCTATTCTTTGGCTGTGTGTTTTGGTTGATagctctgctccatggggatcTGGATGCGTCAAAAGAGAGCAAAGCTTGTGTGTCTGAAGTCAACAGCTTCACGGCTGCcttccttttctccattgagacCCAGACAACCATAGGCTATGGCTTCAGGTGTGTCACGGACGAGTGCCCGATTGCTGTCTTCATGGTGGTGTTCCAGTCCATTGTGGGCTGCATCATTGACGCCTTCATCATTGGCGCTGTCATGGCGAAGATGGCAAAGCCAAAGAAGAGGAACGAGACTTTGGTCTTCAGTCACAACGCTGTGATCGCCATGAGAGACGGCAAGCTGTGCTTGATGTGGCGGGTGGGCAACCTTCGGAAAAGCCACCTGGTGGAAGCTCACGTGAGAGCCCAGCTGCTCAAATCCAGAATTACTTCAGAAGGGGAGTACATCCCCCTGGATCAAATAGATATCAACGTTGGGTTTGACAGCGGAATTGACCGCATATTTCTGGTGTCTCCGATCACGATAGTCCATGAAATAGATGAAGACAGTCCTTTATATGATCTGAGTAAACAGGACATTGACAACGCAGACTTTGAAATTGTGGTCATTCTAGAAGGTATGGTGGAAGCCACCGCCATGACCACACAATGCCGGAGCTCCTATCTGGCAAATGAAATCCTCTGGGGCCACCGCTACGAGCCTGTACTCTTTGAGGAGAAGCACTATTACAAAGTAGACTATTCAAGGTTCCACAAGACTTATGAGGTGCCTAACACTCCTCTTTGTAGTGCCAGAGacttagcagaaaaaaaatatatcctctCCAATGCTAATTCATTTTGCTACGAAAATGAAGTCGCCCTCACAAGCAAAGAGGAAGATGACAGTGACAATGGGGTTCCAGAAAGCACCAGTACGGACACACCCCCTGACCTAGACCTTCACAACCAGGCAAGTGTCCCTCTAGAGCCCAGGCCCTTACGGCGAGAGTCGGAGATatga